A single genomic interval of Demequina sp. NBRC 110054 harbors:
- the galK gene encoding galactokinase: MGNDAPATDLTTEAAAALTALTGGAPDGVWSAPGRVNLIGEHTDYNDGFVLPFGIEQRTWCALSHRDDRIVRVYSTFSGEAREVSLDGIEDATFDGWSAYVFGVVWALTERGVDLSSVKGVDLAIASNVPSGAGLSSSAAIECSVATALNEEWDLGLDSAALAKVCQRAENVAVGAPTGILDQTASLRALEGFAVFLDCESLESEVIPLPLADEGLTVLVMNTHVEHAHATGGYGERRAACERGAEVMGVSTLRGLTVDDLPKAQELLDDVTFRRVKHVVTENERVLETVKVLRSEGARAIGDLLLASHASMRDDFEISVPELDLAVETAMQHGAIGARMTGGGFGGSAIAVIPVERRDEAAEAVLTAFAAAGYTTPTVFTEKPSQGPRRDA; encoded by the coding sequence ATGGGCAACGACGCTCCTGCAACCGACCTGACGACCGAGGCCGCGGCCGCTCTGACCGCGCTCACGGGCGGTGCGCCGGACGGCGTCTGGTCGGCCCCCGGCCGCGTCAACCTGATCGGTGAGCACACGGACTACAACGACGGCTTCGTCCTCCCCTTCGGCATCGAGCAGCGCACCTGGTGCGCGCTGTCCCACCGCGACGACCGCATCGTCCGCGTGTACTCGACCTTCTCCGGCGAGGCCCGCGAGGTGTCTCTCGACGGGATCGAGGACGCCACGTTCGACGGCTGGAGCGCGTACGTCTTCGGCGTGGTCTGGGCGCTCACCGAGCGCGGGGTCGACCTCTCCTCCGTGAAGGGCGTGGACCTCGCGATCGCATCGAACGTGCCGTCGGGCGCGGGACTGTCCTCCTCGGCCGCGATCGAGTGCTCGGTCGCGACCGCGCTCAACGAGGAGTGGGACCTGGGACTCGACTCGGCCGCGCTCGCCAAGGTGTGCCAGCGCGCGGAGAACGTCGCGGTCGGCGCGCCGACGGGAATCCTCGACCAGACCGCCTCGCTGCGCGCGCTCGAGGGCTTCGCCGTCTTCCTTGACTGCGAGAGCCTCGAGTCGGAGGTCATCCCGCTGCCGCTCGCGGACGAGGGCCTCACGGTGCTCGTGATGAACACCCACGTCGAGCACGCGCACGCCACCGGCGGCTACGGCGAGCGTCGCGCGGCCTGCGAGCGCGGCGCCGAGGTCATGGGCGTGAGCACCCTGCGCGGCCTCACCGTCGACGACCTCCCCAAGGCCCAGGAGCTGCTCGACGACGTGACGTTCCGCCGCGTCAAGCACGTCGTCACCGAGAACGAGCGCGTGCTCGAGACGGTCAAGGTCCTGCGCTCCGAGGGTGCGCGCGCGATCGGCGACCTGCTGCTCGCCTCGCACGCCTCGATGCGGGACGACTTCGAGATCTCCGTGCCCGAGCTGGACCTCGCGGTCGAGACCGCGATGCAGCACGGCGCGATCGGCGCCCGCATGACCGGCGGCGGCTTCGGCGGCTCCGCGATCGCGGTGATCCCCGTCGAGCGCCGCGACGAGGCGGCCGAGGCGGTCCTCACCGCGTTCGCCGCCGCCGGCTACACGACGCCCACTGTCTTCACCGAGAAGCCGTCGCAGGGCCCTCGCCGCGACGCCTAG
- a CDS encoding LacI family DNA-binding transcriptional regulator: MGRGARGPSMHDVAAMAGVSHQTVSRVLNGFEGIRPETRERVLAAIDRLGYRRNLAARSLATGRTGVVGVLAPDNPTYGATSGLYGVEHAVREAGLQPLITTTSGLPESVESALEFLYGRAAEALVIMAPTRSVLEVHDRMGTEVPTAYLLTGAERGRWSVCTDQAKGAELAMQALLDAGHTAIQHVRGPLDSTEAQLRSDAYSRFMAQHSLARLPILEGDWSPQSGFDAYLRLDPRATAVFCANDQMAIGVIHAAYVGGRWVPDDLSVVGFDDIPEAAHTLPPLTTVRQDFRGVGSLAVSLLTAALDGEEPPVVEPLMPELIARDSVGPPGERKRSW, translated from the coding sequence ATGGGCCGAGGAGCCCGCGGTCCGAGCATGCACGACGTCGCCGCCATGGCTGGCGTGTCCCACCAGACGGTGTCTCGCGTGCTCAACGGCTTTGAAGGAATCCGTCCGGAGACGCGCGAACGGGTGCTCGCAGCGATCGATCGGCTCGGCTACCGGCGCAACCTCGCGGCGCGCTCGCTCGCGACCGGCCGCACGGGCGTCGTCGGAGTGCTCGCCCCCGACAACCCGACGTATGGCGCGACCTCGGGGCTGTACGGCGTGGAGCATGCGGTGCGCGAGGCCGGCCTGCAGCCGCTCATCACGACCACCTCGGGCCTGCCCGAGTCCGTCGAGAGCGCCCTCGAGTTCCTCTACGGCCGCGCGGCCGAGGCGCTCGTGATCATGGCGCCGACGCGGTCCGTGCTCGAGGTGCACGATCGCATGGGCACCGAGGTGCCCACCGCGTACCTGCTCACGGGCGCGGAGCGTGGCCGCTGGTCGGTGTGCACCGACCAGGCCAAGGGCGCCGAGCTCGCGATGCAGGCGCTTCTCGACGCGGGTCACACCGCGATCCAGCACGTGCGCGGCCCGCTCGACTCGACCGAGGCCCAGCTGCGGTCCGACGCCTACTCGCGCTTCATGGCGCAGCACTCGCTCGCGCGGCTCCCGATCCTCGAGGGCGACTGGAGTCCGCAGTCGGGCTTCGACGCCTACCTGCGGCTCGACCCCCGTGCCACCGCGGTGTTCTGCGCCAACGACCAGATGGCCATCGGCGTCATCCACGCGGCCTACGTCGGCGGCAGGTGGGTGCCCGATGACCTGAGCGTGGTCGGCTTCGACGACATCCCGGAGGCGGCGCACACGCTTCCGCCACTGACCACCGTGCGGCAGGACTTCAGAGGCGTCGGCAGCCTGGCCGTCTCGCTGCTCACCGCGGCCCTCGACGGCGAGGAGCCGCCCGTCGTCGAGCCGCTCATGCCCGAGCTGATCGCGCGCGACTCCGTAGGACCACCGGGTGAGCGGAAACGCTCGTGGTGA
- the mmsA gene encoding multiple monosaccharide ABC transporter ATP-binding protein, with protein sequence MAENILEMHTITKTFPGVKALEDVELRVAKGEIHAICGENGAGKSTLMKVLSGVYPYGTYDGKIIYQGNEARFNSIKDSEHAGVVIIHQELALVPQLTVAENIFLGNERKGRFGLIDWNDANTQAVELMHQVGLDENPTTPVGQLGVGKQQLIEIAKALSKDVSLLILDEPTAALNDSDSQHLLDLMKRLRDERGITSIMISHKLNEIEYVADTTTIIRDGQTIETLDMAEPESTQDRIIRGMVGRELENRYPPKTGRSIGEELFRVENWTVHHPTQPGRLVIEDASFDVKAGEVVGIAGLMGAGRTEMAMSVFGRTYGRHATGKVFKSGKEIHTRSVAECIENGIAYATEDRKRYGLNLIDDIRHNISSAGIHKLTKNGWIDTNEELKVAQDYRVAMNIKTPSVLQKAGNLSGGNQQKVVLSKWMYTDADVVILDEPTRGIDVGAKYEIYTIINKLAAEGKAVVIISSELPELLGTCDRIFTLAFGRITGQLPIDDANPEALMKLMTQERTAKAAASAGEGK encoded by the coding sequence ATGGCTGAGAACATCCTCGAGATGCACACCATCACCAAGACGTTCCCCGGAGTGAAGGCGTTGGAGGACGTCGAGCTCCGGGTCGCGAAGGGCGAGATCCACGCGATCTGCGGCGAGAACGGCGCCGGCAAGTCCACGCTCATGAAGGTGCTCTCGGGTGTGTACCCGTACGGCACTTACGATGGCAAGATCATCTACCAGGGCAATGAGGCCCGCTTCAACTCGATCAAGGACTCCGAGCACGCGGGAGTCGTGATCATCCACCAGGAGCTCGCGCTCGTGCCCCAGCTCACGGTGGCCGAGAACATCTTCCTGGGCAACGAGCGCAAGGGCCGCTTCGGCCTCATCGACTGGAACGACGCCAACACGCAGGCCGTCGAGCTCATGCACCAGGTCGGCCTCGACGAGAACCCGACGACCCCCGTCGGCCAGCTCGGAGTCGGCAAGCAGCAGCTCATCGAGATCGCGAAGGCGCTGTCCAAGGACGTGTCCCTGCTCATCCTCGACGAGCCGACCGCGGCGCTGAACGACTCGGACTCGCAGCACCTGCTCGATCTGATGAAGCGCCTGCGCGACGAGCGGGGCATCACCTCGATCATGATCTCGCACAAGCTGAACGAGATCGAGTACGTCGCCGACACCACCACGATCATCCGTGACGGCCAGACGATCGAGACCCTCGACATGGCCGAGCCCGAGTCGACCCAGGACCGCATCATCCGCGGCATGGTCGGCCGCGAGCTCGAGAACCGCTATCCGCCCAAGACGGGCCGCAGCATCGGCGAGGAGCTGTTCCGCGTCGAGAACTGGACCGTTCATCACCCGACCCAGCCGGGCCGCCTCGTGATCGAGGACGCGTCGTTCGACGTGAAGGCGGGCGAGGTCGTGGGCATCGCCGGCCTGATGGGCGCGGGTCGCACGGAGATGGCCATGAGCGTCTTCGGCCGCACCTACGGCCGTCACGCGACGGGCAAGGTCTTCAAGAGCGGCAAGGAGATCCACACCAGGTCCGTCGCCGAGTGCATCGAGAACGGCATCGCCTACGCGACCGAGGACCGCAAGCGCTACGGCCTCAACCTCATCGACGACATCCGCCACAACATCTCCTCGGCCGGCATCCACAAGCTGACCAAGAATGGCTGGATCGACACCAACGAGGAGCTGAAGGTCGCCCAGGACTACCGCGTCGCGATGAACATCAAGACGCCGTCGGTCCTGCAGAAGGCGGGCAACCTCTCGGGTGGAAACCAGCAGAAGGTCGTGCTGTCCAAGTGGATGTACACGGACGCGGACGTCGTGATCCTCGACGAGCCGACGCGTGGCATCGACGTCGGCGCCAAGTACGAGATCTACACGATCATCAACAAGCTCGCCGCTGAGGGCAAGGCCGTGGTGATCATCTCGTCCGAGCTCCCCGAGCTCCTCGGCACATGCGACCGCATCTTCACCCTCGCCTTCGGGCGCATCACGGGCCAGCTGCCCATCGATGACGCGAACCCCGAGGCGCTCATGAAGCTCATGACTCAAGAACGAACTGCGAAGGCCGCTGCCTCCGCTGGGGAAGGCAAGTAA
- a CDS encoding uracil-xanthine permease family protein: MSMFSWTLHGDGKEIAPGAAVAPDERLTYPRTIGIGMQHVLAMMGATLLVPAITGMPAATTMFFSAVGTALFLTITRNRVPSYLGSSFAFLAPLAAAGVNSANAPLDAATISKGLGGVLLAGVLLALVGVAVNWLGADWIAKLMPPVVTGTIVALIGLNLAGTARDQWEASPWTALVTLVAVLVSMVAFRGFLGRIAILVGALIGAAFSALRGEWTTALDSLGGLTPAEYIGQAAWFGTPEFHSPTFDPSVLVAFVPVVLILMAENIGHLKSVTAMTGRNLDAETGRALFADGLATTVAGLGGGSGTTTYAENIGVMAATRVYSTLAYWAAAVFALVLSLVPKFGAMVAVIPTGILGGLSVLLFGLIAVLGGRIWVENRVDFTKPVNLVAAAVALIVGTADFTATAGSMVFNGIALGSIAALAIFHGLGWIAKVRGSDSESSHGTPVDTEA, encoded by the coding sequence ATGAGCATGTTCAGCTGGACGCTGCACGGGGACGGCAAGGAGATCGCGCCGGGCGCGGCCGTCGCCCCCGACGAGCGCCTCACCTACCCCCGCACCATCGGCATCGGCATGCAGCACGTGCTCGCCATGATGGGTGCGACGCTGCTGGTGCCCGCGATCACCGGTATGCCCGCCGCGACGACGATGTTCTTCTCCGCGGTCGGCACCGCGCTGTTCCTCACCATCACGCGCAACCGCGTGCCGAGCTACCTGGGCTCGAGCTTCGCGTTTCTCGCCCCGCTCGCCGCCGCCGGCGTCAACAGCGCCAACGCGCCGCTCGACGCGGCGACCATCTCCAAGGGCCTCGGCGGCGTGCTGCTCGCGGGCGTGCTCCTCGCGCTCGTCGGCGTGGCCGTCAACTGGCTCGGCGCCGACTGGATCGCGAAGCTCATGCCCCCTGTCGTGACGGGAACGATCGTCGCGCTCATCGGGCTGAACCTCGCGGGCACCGCACGCGACCAGTGGGAGGCGAGCCCGTGGACCGCGCTCGTCACGCTCGTCGCGGTGCTCGTGTCGATGGTCGCGTTCCGCGGCTTCCTGGGCCGCATCGCGATCCTGGTCGGCGCGCTGATCGGCGCCGCATTCTCGGCGCTGCGCGGCGAGTGGACCACGGCGCTCGACTCGCTCGGCGGCCTCACCCCCGCCGAGTACATCGGCCAGGCCGCGTGGTTCGGCACCCCCGAGTTCCACTCGCCGACGTTCGACCCGAGCGTCCTCGTCGCGTTCGTGCCCGTCGTGCTCATCCTGATGGCGGAGAACATCGGCCACCTCAAGTCGGTGACCGCGATGACCGGCCGCAACCTGGACGCCGAGACCGGCCGCGCGCTGTTCGCCGACGGCCTCGCGACCACGGTCGCCGGCCTCGGCGGCGGATCCGGCACGACCACCTACGCAGAGAACATCGGCGTCATGGCGGCGACGCGCGTGTACTCGACGCTCGCCTACTGGGCCGCCGCGGTCTTCGCGCTCGTCCTCTCGCTCGTGCCGAAGTTCGGCGCGATGGTCGCCGTGATCCCGACCGGCATCCTCGGCGGCCTCTCGGTCCTGCTGTTCGGCCTCATCGCCGTGCTCGGCGGCCGCATCTGGGTCGAGAACAGGGTCGACTTCACCAAGCCCGTCAACCTCGTCGCCGCGGCAGTCGCGCTGATCGTCGGCACCGCGGACTTCACCGCGACAGCCGGCTCGATGGTGTTCAACGGCATCGCGCTCGGCTCGATCGCGGCGCTCGCGATCTTCCACGGCCTCGGCTGGATCGCGAAGGTCCGCGGCTCGGACTCCGAGTCCTCTCACGGGACGCCGGTGGACACGGAGGCCTGA
- the galE gene encoding UDP-glucose 4-epimerase GalE, whose protein sequence is MSWLVTGGAGYIGSHVVRALASAGIAPVVLDDLSTGLDKFIPSDVPFVRASILDHGDVVAALRDYGVTGVIHCAGYKFAGESVKYPLHTFEQNVEGTRVLLAAMAEAGVTKLVFSSSAGVYGTPSTAVVTEETGTFPESPYGETKLIGEWLIRDQVRATAESEAPLKATSLRYFNVVGSAHMDVWDASPHNLLPKVFARIVDGQPPVIAGTDYPTPDGTCVRDYVHVQDLALAHIAAAEALDEGKELEPIYNLGSGDGSSVRQIMEAIVKATGTDLPIEEGPRRPGDPASIVAKGELAARDLNWKMRYSVDEMVASLWAAHPKA, encoded by the coding sequence ATGAGCTGGCTGGTCACCGGAGGCGCGGGGTACATCGGGTCGCACGTGGTGCGGGCGCTCGCGAGCGCGGGCATCGCCCCCGTCGTCCTGGACGATCTGTCCACCGGGCTCGACAAGTTCATCCCCTCCGACGTGCCCTTCGTGCGCGCGTCGATCCTCGACCACGGCGATGTCGTCGCCGCCCTGCGCGACTACGGCGTGACCGGCGTCATCCACTGCGCGGGCTACAAGTTCGCGGGCGAGTCGGTGAAGTACCCGCTGCACACGTTCGAGCAGAACGTCGAGGGCACGCGCGTCCTGCTCGCGGCGATGGCCGAGGCGGGCGTCACCAAGCTCGTGTTCTCGTCCTCCGCGGGCGTCTACGGCACGCCGTCGACCGCGGTCGTCACCGAGGAGACTGGCACGTTCCCCGAGTCCCCCTACGGCGAGACCAAGCTCATCGGCGAGTGGCTCATCCGCGACCAGGTGCGCGCGACCGCCGAGTCCGAGGCACCGCTCAAGGCCACCTCGCTGCGCTACTTCAACGTCGTCGGATCCGCGCACATGGACGTGTGGGACGCCTCGCCGCACAACCTGCTGCCCAAGGTCTTCGCGCGCATCGTCGACGGCCAGCCCCCCGTGATCGCGGGCACCGACTACCCCACGCCCGACGGCACGTGCGTGCGCGACTACGTCCACGTCCAGGACCTCGCGCTCGCCCACATCGCGGCCGCGGAGGCGCTCGACGAGGGCAAGGAGCTCGAGCCCATCTACAACCTGGGCTCCGGCGACGGCAGCTCGGTGCGTCAGATCATGGAGGCCATCGTCAAGGCCACCGGCACGGACCTCCCGATCGAGGAGGGCCCGCGCCGCCCCGGCGACCCCGCGTCGATCGTCGCCAAGGGCGAGCTCGCCGCGCGGGACCTCAACTGGAAGATGCGCTACTCGGTCGACGAGATGGTCGCGAGCCTCTGGGCCGCGCACCCCAAGGCCTGA
- the araA gene encoding L-arabinose isomerase — translation MTSIVPNLAEYEVWFLTGSQTLYGPEVLEQVATQSQGVVDLLKESGDVPATVVWKPVVKSRDEILDTIMAANADPKVIGIITWMHTFSPSKMWISGLNALQKPMLHLHTQANVELPWDTIDFDFMNLNQAAHGDREFGYIESRLAIPRTTVVGHASNPEVSARIGEWTRACAGRAAAYNMKVARFGDNMRFVGVTEGDKTEAETVFGTQINTWGVNELVERVNAATDEQIDALVAEYLDLYDVVDSLKPGAEKHESLRYGAAVEIGLRSFLEEGGFSAFTDTFEDLGELKQLPGLAVQRLMADGYGFGAEGDWKTAMLVHIAAVMGAGKPGGASLMEDYTYHLAVGEELSLGAHMLEVSPSLSSKKASLEVHPLGIGGKDDPVRLVFTADPGPAVVVAMSDVRNRFRLVAAEVDNVDLPEPMPNLPVGRAVWRSRPDFATATTCWLEAGAAHHTVMSNQTSLACWKDFARMTGVELATITEDTTIESFTRDLALNAKVFAN, via the coding sequence ATGACCTCGATCGTCCCGAATCTCGCCGAGTACGAGGTCTGGTTCCTCACCGGATCCCAGACCCTCTACGGCCCCGAGGTCCTTGAGCAGGTCGCGACGCAGTCGCAGGGCGTCGTCGACCTCCTGAAGGAGTCGGGCGACGTGCCCGCGACCGTCGTGTGGAAGCCCGTCGTGAAGAGCCGCGACGAGATCCTCGACACCATCATGGCCGCGAACGCCGACCCCAAGGTCATCGGCATCATCACGTGGATGCACACCTTCTCCCCGTCGAAGATGTGGATCTCGGGCCTCAACGCGCTCCAGAAGCCGATGCTGCACCTGCACACGCAGGCCAACGTCGAGCTCCCGTGGGACACGATCGACTTCGACTTCATGAACCTGAACCAGGCCGCGCACGGCGACCGCGAGTTCGGCTACATCGAGTCGCGTCTCGCGATCCCGCGCACGACCGTCGTGGGCCACGCCTCGAACCCCGAGGTCTCCGCCCGCATCGGCGAGTGGACCCGCGCGTGCGCCGGCCGCGCCGCCGCCTACAACATGAAGGTCGCGCGCTTCGGCGACAACATGCGCTTCGTGGGCGTCACCGAGGGCGACAAGACCGAGGCCGAGACCGTGTTCGGCACCCAGATCAACACGTGGGGCGTCAACGAGCTCGTGGAGCGTGTGAACGCCGCCACGGACGAGCAGATCGACGCGCTCGTCGCCGAGTACCTTGACCTGTACGACGTGGTCGACTCGCTCAAGCCGGGCGCCGAGAAGCACGAGTCGCTCCGCTACGGCGCGGCCGTCGAGATCGGTCTGCGCTCGTTCCTCGAGGAGGGTGGCTTCTCCGCCTTCACCGACACCTTCGAGGACCTGGGCGAGCTCAAGCAGCTCCCCGGCCTCGCGGTGCAGCGCCTCATGGCCGACGGCTACGGCTTCGGCGCCGAGGGCGACTGGAAGACCGCGATGCTCGTGCATATCGCCGCGGTGATGGGCGCAGGCAAGCCCGGTGGCGCGAGCCTCATGGAGGACTACACGTACCACCTGGCAGTGGGCGAGGAGCTGTCGCTCGGCGCCCACATGCTCGAGGTGAGCCCGTCGCTGTCCTCCAAGAAGGCCAGCCTTGAGGTGCACCCGCTCGGCATCGGTGGCAAGGACGACCCGGTCCGCCTGGTCTTCACTGCCGACCCCGGCCCGGCCGTGGTCGTCGCGATGTCGGACGTGCGCAACCGCTTCCGCCTCGTGGCCGCGGAGGTCGACAACGTCGACCTTCCCGAGCCCATGCCGAACCTTCCCGTGGGTCGCGCGGTCTGGCGTTCGCGCCCCGACTTCGCGACCGCGACGACGTGCTGGCTCGAGGCCGGCGCGGCGCACCACACGGTCATGTCGAACCAGACGAGCCTCGCGTGCTGGAAGGACTTCGCACGCATGACGGGGGTCGAGCTGGCCACGATCACGGAGGACACGACCATCGAGTCCTTCACCAGGGACCTGGCGCTCAACGCCAAGGTCTTCGCGAACTGA
- the mmsB gene encoding multiple monosaccharide ABC transporter permease has product MSTTATAKKPGADEGTESIGASIRAVFTTNIRQSGIFIAFVAIVLLFTWLTEGTLLTGQNVTNIILQYSYILVLAIGMVIVIIGGHIDLSVGSVVAFAGAVSAVLVIKQGMPWWVGVIAAIAVGILVGAWQGFWVAFVGIPAFITTLAGMLMFRGATYLTLENISLSPFPKEYTQIGTGFQNGLLGGNGFDVFTIVVFAIAVAAYIFTQFRGRAAAIRYNQHVSAMPLFIVKLVVVAAVVMWLSWLLANNRGLPNVLIILTVLVIVYTLVTTRTVFGRNVYAIGGNLTAATLSGVKVKWVNFGIMLNMGFLAGVAGVLFGARSNGAQPGAGNMFELDAIAASFIGGAAVTGGVGKVTGAIVGGLIMATMTNGMQLLGYDQYLQNIVKGLVLLLAVAFDVYNKRRAGASR; this is encoded by the coding sequence ATGTCCACCACTGCAACGGCAAAGAAGCCGGGGGCCGACGAGGGCACCGAGTCCATCGGCGCCTCGATCCGCGCGGTATTCACCACTAACATCCGCCAGTCCGGCATCTTCATCGCCTTCGTCGCGATCGTCCTCCTGTTCACGTGGCTGACCGAGGGCACCCTGCTCACGGGCCAGAACGTCACCAACATCATCCTGCAGTACTCGTACATCCTGGTGCTCGCCATCGGCATGGTGATCGTCATCATCGGCGGTCACATCGACCTGTCCGTCGGATCGGTCGTGGCGTTCGCCGGAGCGGTCTCCGCGGTGCTCGTCATCAAGCAGGGCATGCCCTGGTGGGTGGGCGTCATCGCGGCGATCGCTGTCGGCATCCTCGTGGGAGCCTGGCAGGGGTTCTGGGTCGCCTTCGTCGGCATCCCGGCGTTCATCACGACGCTCGCGGGCATGCTCATGTTCCGAGGCGCGACGTACCTGACGCTCGAGAACATCTCGCTCTCCCCGTTCCCCAAGGAGTACACGCAGATCGGCACGGGCTTCCAGAACGGGCTGTTGGGCGGCAACGGGTTCGACGTCTTCACGATCGTCGTGTTCGCGATCGCGGTCGCGGCCTACATCTTCACCCAGTTCCGTGGCCGCGCTGCCGCGATCAGGTACAACCAGCACGTGTCCGCGATGCCGCTGTTCATCGTCAAGCTCGTCGTGGTCGCCGCGGTCGTCATGTGGCTGTCGTGGCTGCTCGCGAACAACCGCGGTCTGCCGAACGTGCTGATCATCCTCACCGTCCTGGTGATCGTGTACACGCTCGTCACGACCCGCACCGTGTTCGGTCGCAACGTCTACGCGATCGGTGGAAACCTCACCGCCGCGACCCTGTCCGGTGTGAAGGTCAAGTGGGTCAACTTCGGCATCATGCTGAACATGGGCTTCCTCGCCGGTGTGGCGGGCGTCCTGTTCGGTGCCCGCTCCAACGGTGCCCAGCCTGGAGCCGGAAACATGTTCGAGCTCGACGCGATCGCCGCGTCGTTCATCGGTGGAGCCGCCGTCACCGGTGGTGTCGGCAAGGTCACCGGCGCGATCGTCGGTGGTCTGATCATGGCCACGATGACCAACGGCATGCAGCTGCTCGGCTACGACCAGTACCTGCAGAACATCGTCAAGGGTCTCGTGCTGCTGCTCGCGGTCGCCTTCGACGTCTACAACAAGCGCCGCGCGGGAGCGTCGCGCTAA
- the chvE gene encoding multiple monosaccharide ABC transporter substrate-binding protein, which produces MKAKQFYAAAAGAAMALTLAACSGGGAGSSSDDASSDTGSSDDTMETTDYRVGVAMPTQTSERWIADGEAVQSQLEELGYEVDLQFGNDDINTQSQQIDQMVTNGADLLIVAAIDGTALASQLEGAAAAGIPVIAYDRLINDTDAVDFYVTFDNYTVGIQQATSLLVGLGILDRDGNETGEEGPFNIELFAGSPDDNNAGFFFNGAMEVLQPYIDSGVLNVASGQTDFDTVAILRWQQETAQKRMEDLLTSTYTGGTEVDGVLSPYDGLSRGIITALQNGGYSGTTADGFPIVTGQDAEIASVKLIADDVQFSTIFKDTRKLAAQAVTAAESILAGGEPEANDTETYDNGVKVVPSYLLESDIVYADNIQSLLVDSGYWTEEEVASGVAE; this is translated from the coding sequence ATGAAGGCGAAGCAGTTCTATGCTGCGGCTGCTGGTGCGGCGATGGCTCTGACCCTCGCAGCGTGCAGCGGCGGGGGAGCCGGATCGTCGTCGGACGACGCAAGCTCGGACACCGGGTCGAGCGACGACACGATGGAGACCACCGACTACCGAGTGGGCGTCGCGATGCCGACGCAGACCTCGGAGCGCTGGATCGCTGACGGCGAGGCCGTCCAGTCCCAGCTCGAGGAGCTCGGCTACGAGGTCGACCTCCAGTTCGGCAACGACGACATCAACACGCAGTCCCAGCAGATCGACCAGATGGTCACCAACGGCGCCGACCTGCTGATCGTCGCTGCGATCGACGGCACCGCCCTCGCGTCGCAGCTTGAGGGTGCCGCCGCGGCGGGCATCCCGGTCATCGCGTACGACCGTCTCATCAACGACACCGACGCCGTCGACTTCTACGTGACGTTCGACAACTACACGGTCGGCATCCAGCAGGCGACCTCGCTGCTCGTGGGTCTCGGCATCCTTGACCGCGACGGCAACGAGACCGGTGAGGAGGGTCCGTTCAACATCGAGCTGTTCGCCGGTTCGCCCGACGACAACAACGCCGGATTCTTCTTCAACGGCGCGATGGAGGTCCTCCAGCCCTACATCGACTCGGGCGTGCTCAACGTGGCCTCGGGTCAGACGGACTTCGACACGGTCGCCATCCTGCGCTGGCAGCAGGAGACCGCGCAGAAGCGCATGGAGGACCTGCTGACCTCCACCTACACCGGTGGCACCGAGGTCGACGGCGTGCTGTCGCCGTACGACGGTCTGTCGCGAGGCATCATCACCGCGCTCCAGAACGGTGGCTACTCGGGCACGACCGCTGACGGCTTCCCGATCGTGACCGGCCAGGACGCGGAGATCGCCTCCGTCAAGCTGATCGCGGACGACGTCCAGTTCTCCACCATCTTCAAGGACACCCGCAAGCTCGCCGCCCAGGCGGTCACCGCGGCGGAGTCGATCCTTGCCGGTGGGGAGCCTGAGGCGAACGACACCGAGACCTACGACAACGGCGTGAAGGTCGTTCCCTCGTACCTGCTCGAGTCGGACATCGTCTACGCGGACAACATCCAGTCCCTGCTGGTCGACAGCGGCTACTGGACCGAGGAGGAGGTCGCTTCCGGCGTCGCCGAGTAA
- a CDS encoding L-ribulose-5-phosphate 4-epimerase, whose amino-acid sequence MSEYDIAAIEAAVADLRKQVSDLHALLPEYELVIWTGGNVSGRVPGHDLFVIKPSGVMYPDLAPENMVVCDLDGNVIPGTLGSDRSPSSDTAAHAYVYRNMPHVGGVVHTHSTYATAWAARNEAIPCHITGMADEFGGEIPVGPFAIIGDDSIGRGIVATLDGHRSRAVLMANHGVFTIGKDAKDAVKAAVMCEDVARTTHIAKQGGDLVPIPQDKIDALFDRYQNVYGQKPQGGMA is encoded by the coding sequence ATGAGCGAGTACGACATCGCTGCCATCGAGGCGGCGGTCGCCGACCTCAGGAAGCAGGTCAGCGACCTGCACGCACTTCTCCCCGAGTACGAGCTGGTCATCTGGACCGGCGGCAACGTCTCGGGTCGAGTGCCCGGACACGACCTGTTCGTGATCAAGCCGTCCGGCGTCATGTACCCGGACCTCGCACCCGAGAACATGGTCGTCTGCGACCTCGACGGCAACGTCATCCCCGGCACGCTCGGCTCGGACCGCTCGCCGAGCTCGGACACCGCCGCGCACGCGTACGTGTACCGGAACATGCCGCACGTCGGCGGCGTCGTCCACACGCACTCGACCTACGCGACCGCCTGGGCGGCACGTAATGAGGCGATCCCGTGCCACATCACGGGCATGGCCGACGAGTTCGGCGGAGAGATCCCCGTGGGCCCGTTCGCGATCATCGGCGACGACTCGATCGGCCGCGGCATCGTCGCGACGCTCGACGGCCACCGGTCCCGCGCGGTGCTCATGGCCAACCACGGCGTGTTCACCATCGGCAAGGACGCCAAGGATGCGGTCAAGGCCGCCGTCATGTGCGAGGACGTGGCTCGCACCACCCACATCGCGAAGCAGGGCGGCGACCTCGTCCCGATCCCCCAGGACAAGATCGACGCCCTCTTTGACCGCTACCAGAACGTCTACGGACAGAAGCCTCAGGGAGGCATGGCATGA